Proteins from one Cicer arietinum cultivar CDC Frontier isolate Library 1 chromosome 3, Cicar.CDCFrontier_v2.0, whole genome shotgun sequence genomic window:
- the LOC101502538 gene encoding uncharacterized protein isoform X1: MESSHTSTSSSSSSSLSLSLSFSSSSSSSSSSASQEIEAAQTLAYLSRLAMHHTTTHSADKCRTKPITPIPHSDHPPPPGQAIAGQQLEEKLSSTTSVETERIQQNDCLRNTKIEQDADLPKTIRCNKSRRNLTEEEKEARRIRRVMANRESARQTIRRRQALSEELSRKAATLVLENENLKRKKELALKEYKSLETTNQLLKAQQIAKSTNTEAEKTPVEQKLSVAEVAPVHGNSPWFLYNHFPVSQLFWPSILQSSNQIQFQHTPFNSIAIPSHVYVPSRSSESEFCDKQNNLMNDNQTQNPLYMFPCPWLYPPSENGNGQPPASTGLEDKQDNLPLGKQCSTSLSLNRVANGDYPATIPIKLKTEASGWTESRSSNDPGHTTPCFSLDGGEQNTRCHVVENLHGPAVDCNGHASVVKQEPELQLHFTSNTEVSSAASHIATSTLEKKQEQFICSGRNLVDAVAAAKARKRRKQLTKLKSIQSRQSRMEC; the protein is encoded by the exons ATGGAATCATCACACACATcaacctcttcttcttcttcttcttctctttctctttctctttccttttcttcctcctcttcctcttcctcttcctctgCGTCCCAAGAGATTGAGGCGGCTCAGACTCTAGCTTACCTCTCGCGCTTAGCAATGCATCACACAACAACTCACTCCGCCGATAAATGCCGCACCAAACCAATCACACCCATTCCTCACTCGGATCACCCACCGCCTCCG GGCCAAGCTATTGCAGGCCAACAGTTAGAAGAAAAATTATCCAGTACTACATCCGTAGAAACAGAAAGGATTCAGCAGAATGACTGCTTAAGAAACACGAAGATAGAGCAGGATGCGGATTTACCTAAGACTATTCGCTGCAACAAGTCCAGACGTAATTTAACTGAG GAAGAAAAAGAAGCACGGAGGATAAGAAGGGTAATGGCAAATAGAGAGTCAGCTAGGCAGACAATTCGTCGCCGACAG GCTCTGAGTGAAGAGTTAAGCAGGAAAGCTGCCACCTTAGTGCTGGAAAATGAAAACCTAAAGAGG AAGAAGGAATTGGCTTTGAAAGAGTATAAGTCTCTAGAGACTACAAATCAGCTCTTAAAGGCACAA CAGATAGCCAAGTCAACAAACACTGAAGCAGAGAAAACTCCTGTTGAGCAGAAGTTATCAGTGGCCGAGGTAGCACCTGTCCATGGTAATAGTCCATGGTTTCTTTATAACCATTTTCCGGTTAGTCAGTTATTTTGGCCCTCCATCCTTCAGTCTTctaatcaaattcaatttcaacaTACACCATTTAATTCCATTGCCATTCCGTCACATGTATACGTACCATCACGTTCTTCCGAGTCTGAATTTTGTGACAAACAAAATAACCTTATGAATGACAATCAAACTCAAAACCCATTGTACATGTTTCCATGTCCTTGGCTGTACCCTCCTTCAGAAAATGGAAATGGACAACCACCAGCTTCCACAGGCCTAGAAGATAAACAAGATAATCTTCCTCTAGGTAAACAATGTAGTACTAGTTTATCCTTAAATAGAGTTGCAAATGGGGATTATCCTGCGACTATACCTATCAAACTGAAAACAGAAGCTTCTGGCTGGACAGAATCTAGATCTAGTAATGACCCTGGTCATACCACTCCATGTTTTTCTTTGGATGGAGGTGAGCAGAATACAAGATGTCACGTTGTAGAAAACTTGCATGGACCTGCAGTTGATTGTAATGGACATGCTTCTGTAGTCAAGCAAGAACCCGAGCTTCAATTACATTTCACTTCCAACACCGAGGTATCTTCAGCAGCTTCTCACATTGCAACTTCTACCCTGGAAAAGAAACAAGAACAGTTTATATGCTCGGGTAGAAATCTAGTGGACGCAGTTGCTGCGGCAAAGGCACGGAAGAGGAGAAAGCAACTAACAAAACTGAAAAGCATCCAAAGCCGCCAGTCCCGGATGGAGTGTTGA
- the LOC101502538 gene encoding uncharacterized protein isoform X3 — MPHQTNHTHSSLGSPTASGQQLEEKLSSTTSVETERIQQNDCLRNTKIEQDADLPKTIRCNKSRRNLTEEEKEARRIRRVMANRESARQTIRRRQALSEELSRKAATLVLENENLKRKKELALKEYKSLETTNQLLKAQQIAKSTNTEAEKTPVEQKLSVAEVAPVHGNSPWFLYNHFPVSQLFWPSILQSSNQIQFQHTPFNSIAIPSHVYVPSRSSESEFCDKQNNLMNDNQTQNPLYMFPCPWLYPPSENGNGQPPASTGLEDKQDNLPLGKQCSTSLSLNRVANGDYPATIPIKLKTEASGWTESRSSNDPGHTTPCFSLDGGEQNTRCHVVENLHGPAVDCNGHASVVKQEPELQLHFTSNTEVSSAASHIATSTLEKKQEQFICSGRNLVDAVAAAKARKRRKQLTKLKSIQSRQSRMEC, encoded by the exons ATGCCGCACCAAACCAATCACACCCATTCCTCACTCGGATCACCCACCGCCTCCG GCCAACAGTTAGAAGAAAAATTATCCAGTACTACATCCGTAGAAACAGAAAGGATTCAGCAGAATGACTGCTTAAGAAACACGAAGATAGAGCAGGATGCGGATTTACCTAAGACTATTCGCTGCAACAAGTCCAGACGTAATTTAACTGAG GAAGAAAAAGAAGCACGGAGGATAAGAAGGGTAATGGCAAATAGAGAGTCAGCTAGGCAGACAATTCGTCGCCGACAG GCTCTGAGTGAAGAGTTAAGCAGGAAAGCTGCCACCTTAGTGCTGGAAAATGAAAACCTAAAGAGG AAGAAGGAATTGGCTTTGAAAGAGTATAAGTCTCTAGAGACTACAAATCAGCTCTTAAAGGCACAA CAGATAGCCAAGTCAACAAACACTGAAGCAGAGAAAACTCCTGTTGAGCAGAAGTTATCAGTGGCCGAGGTAGCACCTGTCCATGGTAATAGTCCATGGTTTCTTTATAACCATTTTCCGGTTAGTCAGTTATTTTGGCCCTCCATCCTTCAGTCTTctaatcaaattcaatttcaacaTACACCATTTAATTCCATTGCCATTCCGTCACATGTATACGTACCATCACGTTCTTCCGAGTCTGAATTTTGTGACAAACAAAATAACCTTATGAATGACAATCAAACTCAAAACCCATTGTACATGTTTCCATGTCCTTGGCTGTACCCTCCTTCAGAAAATGGAAATGGACAACCACCAGCTTCCACAGGCCTAGAAGATAAACAAGATAATCTTCCTCTAGGTAAACAATGTAGTACTAGTTTATCCTTAAATAGAGTTGCAAATGGGGATTATCCTGCGACTATACCTATCAAACTGAAAACAGAAGCTTCTGGCTGGACAGAATCTAGATCTAGTAATGACCCTGGTCATACCACTCCATGTTTTTCTTTGGATGGAGGTGAGCAGAATACAAGATGTCACGTTGTAGAAAACTTGCATGGACCTGCAGTTGATTGTAATGGACATGCTTCTGTAGTCAAGCAAGAACCCGAGCTTCAATTACATTTCACTTCCAACACCGAGGTATCTTCAGCAGCTTCTCACATTGCAACTTCTACCCTGGAAAAGAAACAAGAACAGTTTATATGCTCGGGTAGAAATCTAGTGGACGCAGTTGCTGCGGCAAAGGCACGGAAGAGGAGAAAGCAACTAACAAAACTGAAAAGCATCCAAAGCCGCCAGTCCCGGATGGAGTGTTGA
- the LOC101512931 gene encoding LOW QUALITY PROTEIN: ABC transporter G family member 39-like (The sequence of the model RefSeq protein was modified relative to this genomic sequence to represent the inferred CDS: inserted 2 bases in 1 codon) has protein sequence MYDGSRALPTLPNVIINTLESVLGLFHLGQSKRREIQILKNVSGIVKPSRMTLLLGPPSSGKTTLLRALAGKLDHDLRTSGKITYCGHELNEFVATKTCAYISQHDIHHGEITVRETLDFSSRCLGVGTRYEMLMELSRRERESKIKPDPEIDAFMKAIALSGQKTSLITDYVLKMLGLDICADIMVGDDMRRGISGGQKKRVTTGEMLVGPAKALFMDEISTGLDSSTTFQICKFMRQMVHIMDVTVVISLLQPTPETFELFDNIILLAEGQIVYQGPRESVLEFFENMGFKCPDRKGVADFLQEVTSKKDQKQYWFRKDEPYRYVSVSEFVDSFNSFHIGEKLVRELKVPYNKDQTHPAALVKEKYGISKRELFKACFSKEWLLMKRNTFVYVFKTTQITIVSILTFTVFFRTKMPVGTIQDGQKFHGALYFTLLNVMFNGMSERSMIVARLPVFYKQRDLLFYPAWAFGLPICILRIPLSFLESGIWIVLTYYTIGFAPSASRFFRQFLALLGIHQMALSLFRLVAAIGRTLVVANSLGTVILLVMFVLGGFLVAKDDIKPWMIWGYYISPVMYGENAIAINEFLDERWSTPNTDLRINEPTIGKVLLKARGLYTEDYWYWICIGVLVGFSLLFNLLFIVALTYLNPLSDSKAVTADEGNKKNGNSSFRHHVLQGTDIAMTNSSEITSSSNHEPQRGMVLPFQPLSMAFNHVNYYVDMPAEMKSQGINNDKLQLLQNVSGAFRPGILTALVGVSGAGKTTLMDVLAGRKTGGYIEGNISISGYQKNQKTFARISGYCEQNDIHTPHVTVYESLLFSAWLRLPSDVKTETRKMFVEEVMELVELKSLRDALVGLPSVDGLSTEQRKRLTIAVELVANPSIIFMDEPTSGLDARAAAIVMRTVRNTVDTGRTVVCTIHQPSIDIFEAFDELLLMKRGGQVIYAGPLGRHSHKLVEYFEAIQGVQKIKDGYNPATWMLEISSSSNETQLDVDFAEIYANSTLYQRNQKLIKELNTPAPNSKDLYFPTKYSQSFFGQCKANFWKQYLSYWRHSQYNIVRFSMTIVIGVLFGLIFWKQGKNTQTQQELLNLLGAIYSTVLFLGATNASAVQPVVAIARXXXXERAAGMYSALPYAFAQVAVETVYNAIQTMIYTLIIYSMIGFEWKAEKFFWFYYYLLLCFMYFTFYGMMLVALTPGQDVAAICISFFMSFWNLFSGFVIPRMQIPIWWRWYYWASPVAWTLYGIITSQFGDKNGEIEIPGAGSMELKEFLKQNWGYNRDFLPAVAVAHIGWVLLFAFVFAYGIKFLNFQKR, from the exons ATGTATGATGGAAGCAGAGCCCTTCCTACTCTACCCAATGTTATCATCAACACTTTGGAG AGTGTTTTAGGATTGTTTCACCTTGGACAGTCCAAGAGAAGAGAGATTCAGATTCTCAAAAATGTTAGTGGAATAGTGAAACCATCAAG AATGACACTCCTTTTGGGTCCTCCAAGTTCTGGGAAAACGACATTGCTACGGGCACTTGCAGGAAAACTTGATCATGATTTAAGG ACTTCCGGGAAAATCACATATTGTGGTCATGAACTAAATGAATTCGTTGCTACAAAAACCTGTGCATATATTAGTCAGCATGATATTCACCATGGAGAAATTACAGTGAGAGAGACATTAGATTTTTCATCACGTTGTCTAGGTGTTGGTACAAGGTATGAAATGTTGATGGAACTCTCTAGAAGGGAGAGAGaatcaaaaattaaaccagACCCTGAGATTGATGCTTTTATGAAGGCTATAGCATTATCAGGCCAAAAAACTAGTTTGATTACAGATTATGTTCTCAAG ATGCTTGGTTTGGATATATGCGCCGACATTATGGTTGGAGATGATATGAGAAGGGGCATCTCGGGTGGACAAAAGAAGCGAGTCACAACAG GGGAAATGTTGGTAGGACCAGCAAAAGCACTTTTTATGGATGAAATATCAACAGGACTAGATAGCTCAACCACTTTTCAAATATGCAAGTTCATGAGACAAATGGTTCATATAATGGATGTAACAGTGGTCATTTCTCTCTTACAACCAACACCAGAGACATTTGAACTCTTTGACAACATTATCCTACTTGCAGAAGGTCAAATTGTATACCAAGGTCCACGTGAGAGTGTGCTAGAGTTCTTTGAAAACATGGGATTTAAATGTCCAGATAGAAAAGGTGTTGCTGATTTCTTACAAGAAGTGACATCCAAGAAAGACCAAAAACAATATTGGTTTAGAAAAGACGAACCTTACAGATATGTTTCAGTTTCTGAATTTGTAGATTCCTTTAACTCATTTCATATTGGAGAAAAACTTGTGAGAGAGCTAAAGGTTCCTTATAATAAGGATCAAACCCACCCAGCTGCATTAGTCAAAGAAAAATATGGTATTTCAAAACGGGAACTGTTTAAGGCATGTTTTTCAAAGGAATGGCTTCTTATGAAGAGGAATACTTTTGTTTATGTGTTCAAAACAACACAGATAACAATCGTGTCTATTCTTACTTTTACTGTGTTCTTTAGAACAAAAATGCCAGTCGGCACTATTCAAGATGGACAAAAGTTTCATGGCGCATTATACTTTACACTGTTAAATGTGATGTTTAATGGGATGTCAGAGCGGTCCATGATTGTTGCTAGGCTTCCTGTTTTCTACAAACAAAGGGATCTCCTGTTCTACCCTGCATGGGCATTTGGGCTACCTATATGCATTCTTAGGATTCCTCTCTCCTTTTTGGAATCAGGGATATGGATTGTCCTTACATATTATACAATTGGCTTTGCTCCTTCTGCTAGCAG ATTTTTTCGGCAATTCTTGGCATTGTTAGGAATTCATCAGATGGCTCTTTCTTTATTTCGGTTGGTTGCTGCAATTGGTAGAACACTAGTTGTTGCTAACTCATTGGGTACTGTGATCTTGCTAGTGATGTTTGTGCTAGGAGGTTTTCTTGTTGCTAAAG ATGACATTAAGCCATGGATGATATGGGGCTACTATATATCTCCTGTGATGTATGGCGAGAATGCCATTGCGATTAATGAATTCTTAGACGAAAGATGGAGTACA CCAAATACAGATCTAAGAATTAATGAACCAACAATTGGAAAAGTACTTCTTAAAGCTAGAGGCTTGTATACAGAAGACTATTGGTATTGGATATGCATTGGAGTCTTGGTTGGGTTTTCTCTTCTCTTCAACCTTCTTTTCATTGTTGCATTGACATACTTAAATC CTTTAAGCGATTCAAAAGCAGTCACTGCGGATGAAGGTAACAAGAAGAACGGAAATTCATCATTTAGACACCATGTCCTTCAAG GTACGGATATAGCAATGACAAATTCTTCAGAAATTACTAGTTCGTCAAACCATGAACCGCAAAGAGGAATGGTTCTACCATTTCAACCTCTTTCAATGGCATTCAATCATGTTAACTACTACGTTGACATGCCAGCA GAAATGAAGAGTCAAGGAATTAATAATGATAAACTTCAACTACTGCAAAATGTTAGTGGTGCTTTTAGACCAGGAATATTAACAGCACTTGTAGGTGTTAGTGGTGCTGGGAAGACAACTCTCATGGATGTATTAGCTGGAAGAAAAACAGGTGGGTACATTGAAGGAAATATAAGCATATCAGGTTACCAAAAGAACCAAAAAACATTCGCTCGAATTAGCGGTTACTGCGAACAGAACGACATTCATACTCCACATGTTACGGTCTATGAATCACTATTATTTTCGGCATGGCTTCGTCTTCCTTCAGATGTAAAGACAGAAACAAGAAAG ATGTTTGTTGAAGAAGTTATGGAGTTGGTAGAGCTTAAATCACTTAGAGATGCTCTTGTGGGACTTCCAAGTGTAGATGGTCTATCAACAGAACAAAGGAAAAGGCTTACTATTGCAGTAGAGCTTGTTGCCAACCCTTCAATCATCTTCATGGATGAACCAACCTCAGGCCTTGATGCTAGAGCTGCTGCTATCGTTATGCGAACCGTGAGAAACACAGTAGACACAGGGAGAACTGTTGTGTGCACAATTCATCAACCAAGCATAGACATTTTTGAAGCTTTTGATGAG ttattgttgatgaaaAGAGGAGGGCAAGTTATCTATGCCGGACCTCTCGGTCGCCACTCACATAAGCTTGTAGAATATTTTGAA GCTATCCAAGGGGTTCAAAAGATCAAGGATGGTTATAATCCAGCCACATGGATGCTTGAGATTAGCTCTTCATCAAACGAGACTCAATTAGATGTAGATTTTGCAGAGATTTATGCTAACTCTACACTTTATCA GAGGAATCAAAAACTTATTAAGGAGCTCAATACCCCAGCACCAAATTCAAAGGACTTGTATTTCCCAACCAAATATTCACAATCATTTTTTGGTCAATGCAAAGCTAACTTTTGGAAACAATATTTGTCCTATTGGAGACATTCTCAATATAATATTGTTAGATTCTCCATGACTATAgtgattggagtattgtttggTCTAATATTTTGGAAGCAAGGCAAAAACAC TCAAACACAACAAGAATTACTGAATCTTTTGGGAGCAATTTACTCTACTGTTCTATTTCTTGGTGCAACAAATGCTTCAGCAGTGCAACCAGTTGTTGCCATTGCAAG NNNNNNNNNNGAAAGAGCAGCAGGGATGTATTCTGCATTACCCTATGCATTTGCTCAG GTGGCAGTTGAGACAGTTTATAATGCAATTCAAACAATGATTTACACTCTAATCATTTACTCCATGATTGGGTTTGAATGGAAGGCAGAAAAATTCTTTTGGTTCTACTACTACTTACTATTATGTTTTATGTACTTCACATTTTATGGAATGATGCTTGTTGCACTAACACCAGGCCAAGATGTTGCTGCCATTTGTATATCCTTCTTTATGAGTTTCTGGAACTTGTTTTCTGGCTTTGTCATTCCTAGGATG CAAATTCCTATATGGTGGAGATGGTACTATTGGGCTTCTCCTGTTGCATGGACACTATATGGaattataacatcacaatttgGTGACAAAAATGGAGAAATAGAGATACCAGGAGCTGGAAGCATGGAACTAAAGgaatttctaaaacaaaattggGGCTATAATCGTGACTTCCTTCCAGCTGTTGCTGTTGCTCATATTGGTTGGGTTCTCCTCTTTGCATTTGTGTTTGCTTATGGCATCAAATTCCTGAACTTCCAGAAAAGATAG
- the LOC101502217 gene encoding serine/threonine-protein kinase D6PKL1 has translation MGSFSGTCEIVEAKEDLCIGKGALGICQSNSQYKTSEKNKKPLVLNLEYKDNIGNDINKLFESIALKSSSKDSGLLHDGTSHKLKNTLKKPMAMGVPRSPRVGSSEPVNLKQALRDLCISKASEVAAMRRLSKSTASPRISEVGRIQTLYSSVVDETGHSGHYIAENKGCRTEISLVPEKSQSSSLDKTSQPHQTTQITSSSQAINSAWKIAVATTQLDFGTSSMQSDLACSSSKVGFQSQRVVPVQPEKQTSASSPSLYNMSESKLELPVNASSPKKLGNKVVSNTGRNGKLQTASSSVNGSRVNKQSHHAPRTVKMVIIKNKNLIKKKVKEESGSASCDPASNGVSKSVPGTARLICERCRCALEHTRVEKNQEIMALDSNSPGIGNGGNSSNVHSDSNKPDLASTGGNISKAVAKGEKKTKLRDQLEFSQSSKSSQGEYSSSTSTSDESNTSGSSCGTRPHMSKDVRWGAIRHAQMQHGVLGLRHFNLLKKLGCGDIGTVYLAELIGTSCLFAIKVMDIEFLARRKKMPRAQTEREILRMLDHPFLPTLYVQFTSDNLSCLVMEYCPGGDLHVLRQKQLGRCFSELAARFYVAEVLLALEYLHMLGVVYRDLKPENILVREDGHIMLTDFDLSLRCAVSPTLLKSSSDVDPAKISGLSVQSSCIEPFCIEPSCQVSCFSPRFLPASAKTRKLKVDPIAQLRSLPQLVAEPTDARSNSFVGTHEYLAPEIIKEEGHGAAVDWWTFGVFLYELLYGRTPFKGSNNEETLANVVLQSLRFPDDPFVSFEARDLIRGLLVKEPENRLGSQKGAAEIKQHPFFEGLNWALIRCAIPPELPEFCDFGVLDTTPQGNGAKYLECNVGEHVEFELF, from the exons ATGGGTTCATTCTCTGGCACTTGTGAAATAGTTGAAGCAAAGGAGGACTTATGCATAGGGAAAGGTGCTTTAGGGATTTGCCAGTCCAATTCTCAGTACAAAACTTCTGAGAAAAATAAGAAGCCTTTGGTGCTGAACTTGGAATATAAAGATAATATTGGCAATGATATTAACAAGCTTTTTGAGTCAATTGCTCTTAAATCTTCATCAAAGGACTCGGGTCTTTTACACGATGGTACAAGCCATAAGCTGAAAAACACCTTAAAAAAGCCGATGGCAATGGGTGTTCCTCGGTCCCCACGAGTTGGAAGTTCTGAGCCTGTTAATTTGAAGCAGGCATTAAGAGACCTTTGTATATCTAAGGCATCAGAAGTGGCTGCCATGAGACGATTATCAAAGTCAACAGCTTCTCCAAGAATATCAGAGGTTGGGAGGATACAGACACTGTACAGTTCAGTTGTAGATGAAACCGGTCATTCTGGGCATTACATTGCTGAGAATAAAGGGTGTAGAACAGAAATATCTCTAGTGCCAGAAAAAAGCCAGTCATCCTCCTTGGATAAAACATCTCAACCTCATCAAACTACCCAAATCACATCATCGAGTCAAGCCATCAATTCTGCTTGGAAAATCGCTGTTGCAACTACTCAACTTGATTTCGGAACTTCATCAATGCAAAGTGATTTGGCATGTTCATCAAGTAAAGTTGGATTTCAATCTCAGCGTGTCGTACCTGTTCAACCAGAAAAACAAACATCTGCATCTTCTCCATCTCTGTATAATATGTCTGAAAGCAAATTAGAGTTGCCAGTAAATGCTTCCTCCCCAAAAAAGTTAGGAAATAAAGTTGTGTCAAATACTGGACGGAATGGTAAGTTGCAGACAGCATCTTCTTCTGTAAACGGAAGCAGAGTTAACAAACAGTCACACCATGCCCCTCGCACAGTTAAAATGGTCATCATCAAGAACAAGAATCTGATTaagaagaaagtgaaagaggaATCAGGTTCTGCATCATGTGATCCTGCTTCAAATGGAGTTAGCAAATCTGTTCCTGGCACAGCTCGGCTGATTTGTGAAAGATGTAGGTGTGCTTTAGAACatacaagggtagaaaaaaACCAAGAGATTATGGCCTTAGACTCTAATAGTCCTGGAATTGGAAATGGAGGGAACTCAAGTAATGTGCACTCTGATTCAAATAAACCTGATTTGGCATCAACTGGCGGTAATATAAGCAAAGCAGTTGCAAAGGGGGAGAAGAAGACCAAGTTAAGAGACCAACTTGAGTTTTCACAAAGCTCAAAGAGTAGTCAAGGTGAGTACAGTAGTAGTACTAGTACCAGCGATGAGAGCAACACGAGTGGCTCAAGTTGCGGCACTAGGCCTCACATGTCAAAGGATGTTAGGTGGGGAGCCATTCGACATGCTCAAATGCAACATGGAGTCTTGGGCTTGAGACATTTCAATCTTTTGAAGAAACTTGGTTGTGGAGACATTGGGACTGTATATCTTGCTGAACTAATTGGCACAAGTTGTTTGTTTGCTATTAAGGTCATGGACATCGAATTTTTGGcaagaaggaagaagatgccTAGGGCTCAAACTGAAAGAGAAATATTAAGGATGCTTGACCATCCATTTCTTCCCACATTGTATGTACAATTTACATCAGATAATCTCTCATGTTTGGTCATGGAGTATTGTCCAGGTGGAGATCTCCATGTTCTGCGGCAGAAGCAGCTTGGTAGATGTTTTTCGGAGCTAGCAGCAAG GTTTTATGTTGCTGAAGTTCTCCTTGCTTTGGAGTACTTGCACATGCTTGGAGTTGTTTACCGTGATTTGAAGCCTGAAAACATTCTTGTTCGAGAAGACGGCCACATTATGCTCACTGATTTTGATCTGTCATTGAGGTGTGCTGTAAGTCCAACACTTCTGAAGTCATCTTCTGATGTCGACCCTGCAAAAATTTCTGGTCTTAGTGTACAATCAAGTTGCATTGAACCATTCTGCATTGAACCATCTTGTCAAGTTTCATGCTTCAGCCCCAGATTCCTACCTGCTTCTGCAAAAACAAGGAAATTAAAAGTCGATCCTATTGCACAGCTCAGATCACTGCCGCAGCTTGTAGCTGAGCCCACTGATGCGAGATCAAACTCGTTCGTTGGTACACACGAATACCTGGCCCCTGAGATCATCAAAGAAGAGGGGCATGGAGCTGCAGTTGACTGGTGGACATTTGGCGTTTTTCTTTATGAGCTTTTATATGGTAGAACACCCTTTAAAGGCTCTAACAATGAAGAAACATTAGCAAACGTGGTGTTGCAAAGTCTTAGATTCCCTGATGACCCATTTGTTAGTTTCGAAGCTAGGGATCTGATTAGAGGGTTGTTGGTTAAAGAGCCTGAAAACCGTTTGGGTTCACAGAAAGGAGCTGCTGAGATTAAACAACATCCCTTCTTTGAGGGCCTTAACTGGGCCTTAATTCGGTGTGCCATCCCACCAGAACTTCCAGAGTTTTGTGATTTTGGAGTTTTAGACACGACGCCACAAGGCAATGGTGCTAAGTATTTAGAGTGTAATGTAGGAGAACATGTAGAATTCGAGTTGTTTTAA
- the LOC101502538 gene encoding uncharacterized protein isoform X2: protein MESSHTSTSSSSSSSLSLSLSFSSSSSSSSSSASQEIEAAQTLAYLSRLAMHHTTTHSADKCRTKPITPIPHSDHPPPPGQAIAGQQLEEKLSSTTSVETERIQQNDCLRNTKIEQDADLPKTIRCNKSRRNLTEEEKEARRIRRVMANRESARQTIRRRQALSEELSRKAATLVLENENLKRKKELALKEYKSLETTNQLLKAQIAKSTNTEAEKTPVEQKLSVAEVAPVHGNSPWFLYNHFPVSQLFWPSILQSSNQIQFQHTPFNSIAIPSHVYVPSRSSESEFCDKQNNLMNDNQTQNPLYMFPCPWLYPPSENGNGQPPASTGLEDKQDNLPLGKQCSTSLSLNRVANGDYPATIPIKLKTEASGWTESRSSNDPGHTTPCFSLDGGEQNTRCHVVENLHGPAVDCNGHASVVKQEPELQLHFTSNTEVSSAASHIATSTLEKKQEQFICSGRNLVDAVAAAKARKRRKQLTKLKSIQSRQSRMEC from the exons ATGGAATCATCACACACATcaacctcttcttcttcttcttcttctctttctctttctctttccttttcttcctcctcttcctcttcctcttcctctgCGTCCCAAGAGATTGAGGCGGCTCAGACTCTAGCTTACCTCTCGCGCTTAGCAATGCATCACACAACAACTCACTCCGCCGATAAATGCCGCACCAAACCAATCACACCCATTCCTCACTCGGATCACCCACCGCCTCCG GGCCAAGCTATTGCAGGCCAACAGTTAGAAGAAAAATTATCCAGTACTACATCCGTAGAAACAGAAAGGATTCAGCAGAATGACTGCTTAAGAAACACGAAGATAGAGCAGGATGCGGATTTACCTAAGACTATTCGCTGCAACAAGTCCAGACGTAATTTAACTGAG GAAGAAAAAGAAGCACGGAGGATAAGAAGGGTAATGGCAAATAGAGAGTCAGCTAGGCAGACAATTCGTCGCCGACAG GCTCTGAGTGAAGAGTTAAGCAGGAAAGCTGCCACCTTAGTGCTGGAAAATGAAAACCTAAAGAGG AAGAAGGAATTGGCTTTGAAAGAGTATAAGTCTCTAGAGACTACAAATCAGCTCTTAAAGGCACAA ATAGCCAAGTCAACAAACACTGAAGCAGAGAAAACTCCTGTTGAGCAGAAGTTATCAGTGGCCGAGGTAGCACCTGTCCATGGTAATAGTCCATGGTTTCTTTATAACCATTTTCCGGTTAGTCAGTTATTTTGGCCCTCCATCCTTCAGTCTTctaatcaaattcaatttcaacaTACACCATTTAATTCCATTGCCATTCCGTCACATGTATACGTACCATCACGTTCTTCCGAGTCTGAATTTTGTGACAAACAAAATAACCTTATGAATGACAATCAAACTCAAAACCCATTGTACATGTTTCCATGTCCTTGGCTGTACCCTCCTTCAGAAAATGGAAATGGACAACCACCAGCTTCCACAGGCCTAGAAGATAAACAAGATAATCTTCCTCTAGGTAAACAATGTAGTACTAGTTTATCCTTAAATAGAGTTGCAAATGGGGATTATCCTGCGACTATACCTATCAAACTGAAAACAGAAGCTTCTGGCTGGACAGAATCTAGATCTAGTAATGACCCTGGTCATACCACTCCATGTTTTTCTTTGGATGGAGGTGAGCAGAATACAAGATGTCACGTTGTAGAAAACTTGCATGGACCTGCAGTTGATTGTAATGGACATGCTTCTGTAGTCAAGCAAGAACCCGAGCTTCAATTACATTTCACTTCCAACACCGAGGTATCTTCAGCAGCTTCTCACATTGCAACTTCTACCCTGGAAAAGAAACAAGAACAGTTTATATGCTCGGGTAGAAATCTAGTGGACGCAGTTGCTGCGGCAAAGGCACGGAAGAGGAGAAAGCAACTAACAAAACTGAAAAGCATCCAAAGCCGCCAGTCCCGGATGGAGTGTTGA